AGACGAGGGGACAGTGGCCTTCGCCGATATCGTGGGAGGCAAGACCAGGGCGAATCTGGATGCAAATAGGAAGGTAGCGGTAGCGGCGATCAAAAAGACTACCGCGTATCAAGTCAAAGGCACTGTCAAGGAGTTTCAGACTTCAGGGCCTGTATTCGACAACTTCGTCAAGATTTTCAAGCCAATGGGCATGACTCCGAAGGCTGTGGGGATCATAACGGTTGATGAGGTTTACTCTCTATCTCCTGCAAATGCGGGAAAG
The sequence above is drawn from the Dehalococcoidia bacterium genome and encodes:
- a CDS encoding pyridoxamine 5'-phosphate oxidase family protein codes for the protein MAKMPKEVMDLFNDREASKVMATIDAKGFPNVAPKGSLMALDEGTVAFADIVGGKTRANLDANRKVAVAAIKKTTAYQVKGTVKEFQTSGPVFDNFVKIFKPMGMTPKAVGIITVDEVYSLSPANAGKKLA